The Amycolatopsis mongoliensis genome includes a window with the following:
- a CDS encoding DUF742 domain-containing protein, with protein sequence MGEPARVLSPAPVASAGSRVRPYTRTGGRTRSDHNLALEALVSTSDDGRRYRGVRSVEHRRICDLCLDTRSVAEIAAHLRLPLGVVKVLVGDMADIGLVLIHQTELILGDRSSRDFMERVLAGLRAL encoded by the coding sequence GTGGGGGAGCCGGCCCGCGTCCTGAGCCCGGCGCCGGTCGCTTCGGCGGGCTCCCGGGTGCGCCCGTACACGCGGACCGGCGGTCGTACCCGGTCCGACCACAACCTGGCGCTGGAGGCGCTGGTCTCGACGTCCGACGACGGGCGCCGGTACCGCGGCGTGCGGTCGGTCGAGCACCGCCGGATCTGCGACCTGTGCCTGGACACGCGGTCGGTGGCCGAGATCGCCGCCCACCTGCGGCTGCCGCTGGGCGTGGTGAAGGTGCTGGTCGGCGACATGGCCGACATCGGGCTGGTGCTGATCCACCAGACGGAGCTGATCCTCGGGGACCGCTCGTCCCGCGATTTCATGGAACGCGTCCTGGCCGGACTGCGGGCGCTCTAG